One stretch of Thermodesulfovibrionales bacterium DNA includes these proteins:
- a CDS encoding TldD/PmbA family protein → MKTEREFAFRLLEEAKKKGAEFAEVYLKSARNLSAEVKDQETDAVESSIDFGYSLRVIRKKRLGFSYATDLRKGDSVVEDAVEASKWAEEDDYLALPEPSPQQSMPIFDDAVASVGKEEAVIRACATEKAARVSDARITKVRKSSASFTCTDVLIMNSRGLDAMYSSTSATAEIMVVAEEGGDSQMGWDFEGSRFLGDVSPEAVGKRAAARALEMLGARKIRSVSAQVMLDSSVAADFLGIFSSLLSSESVQKGKSLLAKRIDEEVVSPRISIVDDGGVPRKLGSRPCDDEGVATSKKELIQDGVLLGYLYNTYTAKKDGVASTGNAVKGGFSLLPSVGRTNLYLTGSSLHPQTQNLPAQFDRGLFVTDAMGMHTANRISGEFSIGVSGLWIEGGKARHAVKEAVISGNILEFFRNVEAVGDDLRFYGNIGAPSLLIGPVDISA, encoded by the coding sequence ATGAAGACTGAGAGGGAGTTCGCCTTCAGGCTTCTCGAAGAGGCGAAGAAGAAAGGCGCGGAATTTGCGGAGGTATATCTGAAATCGGCAAGGAATCTCTCGGCCGAGGTTAAGGATCAGGAAACGGACGCCGTAGAATCATCCATCGACTTCGGATATTCCCTTCGCGTCATCAGGAAGAAAAGGCTCGGTTTCTCCTATGCCACCGATCTTCGTAAGGGCGACAGCGTCGTGGAGGATGCGGTTGAGGCGTCAAAATGGGCCGAGGAGGACGATTATCTTGCCCTGCCGGAACCTTCACCCCAACAGTCCATGCCGATCTTTGACGATGCCGTTGCCTCCGTGGGTAAGGAAGAGGCTGTGATTCGTGCTTGCGCCACAGAAAAAGCTGCCCGTGTTTCGGATGCGAGGATAACGAAGGTGAGGAAATCCTCCGCGTCCTTTACCTGCACTGATGTCCTCATCATGAATTCGAGGGGTCTCGATGCGATGTATTCCTCCACATCGGCAACGGCGGAGATCATGGTCGTTGCTGAAGAGGGCGGCGACAGTCAGATGGGATGGGACTTTGAAGGGTCGAGGTTTCTCGGGGACGTTTCTCCGGAAGCGGTGGGGAAAAGGGCTGCTGCTCGGGCACTCGAAATGCTCGGCGCTCGGAAGATTCGCTCCGTCAGTGCTCAGGTGATGCTCGATAGTTCCGTCGCCGCTGACTTCCTCGGTATCTTCTCATCGCTCCTGTCATCGGAATCTGTTCAGAAGGGTAAGTCACTGCTCGCGAAACGTATCGATGAGGAGGTCGTGAGCCCCCGCATCAGTATCGTCGATGACGGAGGGGTGCCACGTAAACTCGGCAGCAGGCCCTGCGACGATGAAGGCGTGGCGACTTCCAAGAAGGAGCTCATTCAAGACGGCGTTCTCCTCGGGTATCTCTACAATACCTACACCGCGAAAAAGGATGGGGTAGCGTCTACGGGAAATGCCGTGAAGGGTGGCTTCTCGTTGCTGCCTTCTGTGGGCCGAACAAACCTTTACCTCACCGGATCATCCCTGCACCCGCAGACCCAAAACCTGCCCGCGCAGTTCGACAGGGGTCTTTTCGTCACCGATGCGATGGGAATGCATACCGCAAACCGGATATCGGGAGAATTTTCGATCGGCGTCTCCGGACTCTGGATAGAGGGCGGGAAGGCGCGGCATGCCGTTAAGGAAGCGGTGATATCGGGGAACATCCTTGAATTCTTCAGAAACGTTGAAGCGGTAGGCGACGATCTCAGGTTCTACGGCAACATCGGTGCCCCGAGTCTCCTTATCGGACCGGTGGATATCAGCGCCTAG
- a CDS encoding acyl-CoA dehydrogenase family protein, with amino-acid sequence MDYFLTDEQIMIRDLARQIAEEKVVPVREELDEKEEFPWEIMKVLAQSDLFGLFIPEQYGGLGKGCLELCIAVEELSKACVGVSTSYAANALGTFPILLFGSEEQKKKYLPDIAEGKRLVAFGLTEANAGSDAAGIQTTAKLEGDEYVINGTKQWITNGGEAEIYTIIAMTDRAKGARGASAFIIEKGTPGFSFGKKERKMGIRASVTRELVFDNCRVPKTNIIGREGMGFIVAMKTLDSSRTGVGAQGLGVAQGAFEEAVKFARQRVQFGHPIISFQAIQHMLADMATEIEAARALIYTVARYIDSGAKDVSKESAMAKVFATDLGMRVTTNAVQIMGGSGYMREYPVEKMMRDAKILQIYEGTNQIQRNVIGQELIKEAAKNKK; translated from the coding sequence ATGGATTACTTCTTGACAGATGAACAGATCATGATCAGAGACCTTGCCCGGCAGATTGCGGAGGAGAAGGTCGTCCCTGTCAGGGAAGAGCTCGATGAGAAGGAAGAGTTTCCCTGGGAAATCATGAAGGTGCTCGCCCAGTCCGATCTCTTCGGTCTCTTTATCCCCGAGCAGTACGGCGGTCTCGGAAAGGGATGCCTCGAACTCTGCATCGCCGTCGAGGAGCTCTCAAAGGCCTGCGTCGGCGTATCCACATCGTACGCGGCCAACGCCCTCGGAACCTTCCCGATCCTCCTCTTTGGATCAGAAGAGCAGAAGAAGAAATACCTCCCCGATATCGCTGAGGGGAAGAGGCTTGTCGCCTTCGGCCTCACGGAGGCGAACGCGGGGAGCGATGCCGCTGGGATACAGACGACGGCGAAGCTTGAAGGCGATGAGTATGTGATCAACGGCACAAAGCAATGGATCACGAACGGAGGCGAGGCCGAGATTTACACGATTATAGCCATGACCGACAGGGCCAAGGGAGCCAGGGGCGCATCAGCCTTCATTATTGAGAAAGGGACGCCCGGGTTCAGTTTCGGCAAGAAGGAAAGGAAGATGGGCATACGGGCTTCGGTGACCCGGGAGCTGGTCTTCGACAACTGCAGAGTGCCGAAAACGAATATTATCGGCAGAGAAGGGATGGGCTTCATTGTGGCGATGAAGACACTCGACAGTTCTCGGACCGGAGTGGGTGCACAGGGTCTGGGAGTAGCCCAAGGCGCATTCGAGGAGGCGGTCAAGTTTGCTAGGCAACGCGTCCAGTTCGGTCATCCGATCATCAGCTTTCAGGCGATCCAGCACATGCTTGCCGACATGGCTACCGAGATAGAGGCCGCGCGGGCTCTGATCTATACGGTGGCACGCTACATAGACAGCGGAGCGAAAGACGTGTCAAAGGAATCTGCCATGGCGAAGGTCTTTGCGACCGACCTCGGCATGCGTGTCACAACCAATGCGGTCCAGATCATGGGCGGCTCAGGGTATATGAGGGAGTACCCTGTGGAGAAGATGATGCGCGATGCGAAGATCCTCCAGATCTATGAGGGGACAAACCAGATCCAGAGGAACGTGATCGGTCAGGAGCTGATCAAAGAGGCGGCGAAGAACAAGAAGTAA